Genomic DNA from Nitrosarchaeum sp.:
ATGCAATTTTCACAAAGTCTAATTCTAGGATTTCTTATAATTACTGCAATATCAGGAGTCATTGGAGTAATTTCACTATATCAGTTTGTTACAATTATAGATTCACTCAAAACTACAGTACCAGAATCAATTGATGATTTTAAAACTAAAGCGTCGATTTTAGAAAGTGATAGACTGATAATATATTATGACGAAGTTTTAACACAGTCCGCAAGGAATTATGCTTTTACTCATGATGAAAAATGGAAATTAAGATATTTTCAAATTGAACCAATGTTAGATAAACTAATCAAAGAGCCATATGGAAATGCAAACAACAGTATTTTTTTGGAATTAAATGAAATAAATATTCAACTTGTCAACATGGAAAAAGAGGCAATACAATTAACAGATGAAGGAAAATACGAACAAGCCATATCAATTTTGGAAAGCGATGAGTATACCGAGCAAAAATCACTATACATTGATTCATTAAAGCTTCATGCAGAAAATAACAATTTAGAATATGACGATGGTATAAAATCACTAGAAAATACATCATTGTTACTTTCTTCAAACATAGATAGAGTGACAAAAGAAGGTACGATAGTATTAGAGATTATTTTTCCAATTTTGGTGTTTCTGTCTATTTTTCTAGGGATATTTTTTTCAAAAAGACTAGCAACGCCGATAAATGATTTAAAAAAATCGGTAAAACAGATTGCCGCAGGGAATTTTGATGTAAACATTGCAGCGCATGGACCAGATGAGATCAAGGAATTGATACATGACTTTAAGACGATGGTAATAGAATTGAACAAGATTGACATCATGAAAAATGATTTTTCAGCCATGATCACACATGAGTTAAAAACACCACTAGTTCCAATAATCGGATATGTAGATTTACTTTTATCAAAACACTTTGGAGATTTGAATCAAAATCAAATAGATCGACTATTGAGAATAAAGAATAGCTGCATAAAGATGCAAAATCTAGTCACTGATATTCTAGACATTAATGGAATAGGGACAAATCAATTGAAATTCAATATGGAAATAAATGACATATCATTAATTGTCAAAGATGGCATAGAGCAATTAAAAGATGAATTTGATAAAAAGAAAATTACAATTGTAGAGTCATTGGAGAAAAATCTTATGTGTAATTGTGATAAAGATAGAATAAATCAGGTCATAATCAACGTACTAAGCAACGCAATTGATTTTTGTCCAAAGCAAGAAGGCAGAATTGAGGTAATAACAAATAGGATTAGAAACAACATTCACATTATTATCAAAGACAACGGAATAGGTATTTCAAAAGAAAACATAAACAAAATATTTGTAAAATATTACCAAGTAGACACCACATCAACTAGGGAACATGGAGGAACAGGCATAGGTTTGTCACTATCCAAACTTATTATAGAAAAACATAATGGCAAAATTTGGGCAGATTCAAATGGAATAGACAAAGGGTCAGAAATTCACATTCAGATACCTTCCATATGAGAATTTAATTTTCACGTCTATCTGCATCTTTTTTTTATTACCAAAATGGCAGACGAATTCCTGTGAAGTAGAATCAAATCTTTTTCTATCTACAAAAATGGTTCAAGCCTATACAGATTCGTACCAAAGTCTAGAACAATTTATGAACTTCCTGTGAATCTGTTAATTATATTATGAAATTTTTTATAATCTTGATAATTTTGATTGGATTTGTTGGAATTGCTTATGGCGATACAAACTGTGTCTCGATATGTATTCTTGAGTCGTCATGGGATGGAACCAAATATGTGAATCCAGGTGAGACATATTGGCTCAAAGTTCAAATTCAACCAAGTGAAAAATTACATATCAAAATTTTCTATTATGATGATTCCATAGTGCATGATAAGATTTACACTCCTAATGACGAGGGAATTGTTCTAGTAGAGTACACGAGTCCAAAAAATGAAGACTCGTTATCGTTTTATCGAGTTGCAATGATGGTAGAAAATAACCCATTAAATGTAGCAGGAACGATATTTAGAATTGGGGACACATACCCAACTGATCTAATTCGATTTTCGAGCGTTCCAAATTTACAGGATGCAACATCTGGAGATACCATTCAACTTTTTACTGAATCTAATAGGTGGGATAATCCAATTGAACCGTATTCAAAATTAACCCTTACTTTGATAAATCCACACGGTATTCAAGTTTTTCAAAAACAAGTTACCGCAAATGAGTTGGGTCAATTTACGGATTTATTTACCATCACTGAAAAAGGATTTTACAAATTAGTAGTAGAAGATCAAAAAAGAAGAAACGTACACATATTTCCGTTAAATCATGACACTAAAAAAATAATCACTGCTGAAGGAAAAGATTTTGAGATAACTTTTGGTCATCCTACTAGAGAAGGTATAGAGTTTTCAATTCATAATATGGTTTTTGACCAGCAAGGCAAATCATTGACTGCGTTTGTTGAGAATCCAGCTGAAGACAATGTTCGTTTTGATATAAAAATACCTCATGAATTTCTAGATGGCAACATGACTACAATAGTAGATGGAAATATTAGGACAGATATTGAACAAAAACACATCCTAGGTTATTCTTCAACTTTTTTCTTATTACCTGCTGGAAATCACACAGTTCAGATAATAGGCACATCTGCAATTCCAGAGTTTGAATCAATAGTATTGGTGATTTTAGCTGTTTCTATTCTACCAATTGTTCTTACAAGAAATAAATCTCTTTTAAAATAGAAAATGAAAACTAGACTTTTAGTTGTATGGTTAATTGTAATGGGTTTTGTAGTGCCAATACATGCACAGGATCAACTTTTGACACAAAATCCTGATGAGCCAAATCTGTTTGGATACTTTGTTTTAGCAATGTCGATTGTAATTGTAAGTTCTTTTATAATATTAAAATTCAAGAAATGGAAAAGAAAATGAGATCTAGATGCAAAACATTAGAAGAACTTATGAACTTGTGATTTTTGAAATCATATGTGAATCAATGCAAGAATATCTGTAAGAAATACTCACATGGAAGTAAGAGTACCATATACCAAGATGGAGGTAGTTTTTGTAGAAATTGTGACTATTATTTTGAAGAATGGATTATCAGATGTCCATGTTGTAATACACTGGTGAGACATTCTACTAGAAACAAAAAAGATCAGGACGTGTTACCGAGAATATGAAATATCTTGCAATATTTGCAATTATCTTTACATTATTTCTAATTCCTACAAGTTATTCAATGCTTGAAGGTTCAAAGGCTGTTGAGATTGTTACATTTGGATTGTTTGATACAGAGGAAGGTGGAAATTTGGTTGATCAGCTGTATGTAGGTGAAAAATATTGGTTCTATATTGAATACAAAAACGCATTAGACATACCCCAAGATATTAAATTATTTTTGCAAATGATTGACAAAAATAAACCTGAGAATAATATTCTGAAAAAAATTGAAGGAAATTCAATTTTAGAACCATCTACTGGAATATTTAATGGGATGGAAGATGGTTTTACATGGACTCCCGAATATCCAGGTCAGTTTAAAATAACTGCAACATTTACTGCTCTTGATAACCCTCTGATTGAAGTCATTACTCACCAGTATGACTTTGTTGTAATGGATAGACCCTCATTAAAACAGCAAATTAAAGACGCCATTCCACTTGATGATATAATCTGTAAAATTTCAACTCACTATTTGGTTAAACGAAATAATGACAAATTAGCTTGTATTGATTTGAACACTGCAAAAAAACTAGACTTGAAACCAATTGACTCCAATGTGATGTTTTTGGATTCGGATATGAAAGAATCTCTGTCAGTGCGTTACAAAAACCAACCTGAAGTTGTGGCATTTTATGCAACATATCCTGATACAATAGAAGAGGTAAGAGATGATCATATCTCCTATGTTGCAGGAAGTGATGATGGATTTAAAGTTCGAATGAAGTTATTTTTTGATGATAAACACAATCTTGATCATATTGAGTTTCACTGTTATTATCAAAAAATTCACCAGTTAGAACTTGCACAAGAGGATCTAGCAACAAAATTAGAAAAATACAATTGTAAAGAATACGCCGAGTCAAAAAATGAAAACTAGATACAAAATAATATTAATTGCAATTGTACTTTTAGTAATTATAATACTTGCACTGATATCTAACAGATATGTTGAATTAAATAATGAATCTGGTGGTCGTTTTAACTATCAGGATACTGTGCAAATAATCGATGACACCTATCTTGGTAAAAATATTTCACAATGGCAAAAGGAAAGCAATGATAGTTTAATGTCATACCATGCCATACATGGAGATTCATTTTTTGTAAATCTCGGAGCCCTTGTTATTAAAAATGAAATGATTCATCACCTAGAAAAACACAACATCCACCTCACAAATTCTGATTTTAAAGTCCATAGTGGGATGATGTTAACTTCGTTGCCTCCACATGTAGGCTTTGAGGCATTTGTCAATAGTACTGATGGCAATACATATCGATTATCGGGTATGACTATGAGGGCAACAGTAAATGAGCCTATACACATAACTAAATTACAATTCTTTGATACAAGTAAAGAACTACCACTAGAATCAATATTGAGTCAAAACAACACAATTATCATTTATGGAAGAAATAATGAGCCTGAAGTAAATCCGAGAAATTTTCTTATTAGTGGAAACTCTGAGATTGCTGTTAATTTTCAAAACAATGCACTAGTGCCAATTAGAATTCAAGGTGATGGTGACTGGCAAAATCCAAACTGGTATGGTCCAACAGTTTTACCTCTAACTACTGCAACGATGAATTTTGAAAATTATGGTGTTTATGAGTGGCACTCTCGAACATTACCAGTTCCTGGAAGTATAGCATCTGATCATATGGGTGGCGGTGTAATCCATATCATACCTGATGATATGGGTAAACTAACTTTTCAAGACAAGGAAAACATTGGAATTGCCATTTTACAAAACTCTGAAATACCTTGGGGTGGTATGTGGTCAAACAATGATGGAATTATGATTGACTTTAACAGAGCAATATTTGATGCACTGCCAAATGCAAGAGAGTATTACAAAGCAAGGGCTGAACAACTAATACCATTTGACATCCCAATAATCATTGAAAAACCCTGAATGAAAAAATGGTTATTTAGACATTGGAAAACATTATCATTAATTCTTGGATTTTGGATAGGACTGTACCTGTTTTTTTGCAACTACCGTTATGATGTAAAGAAAAGAAATGATTTTACCCTTGATGTCGAGAACAAAATGCTAGAACACTTTATGAATCTCTTACCGCTTCTGAAAAGTAGATATGAAATACGTCTTCATTTTATTATTGCTAGGCAGTATTGCACTCGTTTCTACAAATGATGCTCAAGCAAATGAACAAGAATGCATTCCAGTTGAAATATCGTATACTGTAATTGATGATGTTTTAATTCAATTTTGTAAAGTAAGTGATTCAAACATTCTCATGGGTACCACAACCACATCAAGTGAGGGTACAGCATCGATTCAGGTTCCAAGAAAAATCATTGATGCATTATTGGGAAACTGTGAGTCTGATACACTTCTTATGTTAATCAACAATGTTGAGCCAAATGCCAATGTAACTGACACTTCTACTCACCGCATTATTGATGTAAATTTACCAAAGGGAGCAGTAAAACTAGAAATTATAGGATCTAGTCAACTAGTATACCCACTCCCAACACAGTATTGTGGTTCTTCTCATGGATATGAGTCAAAGTTTGCACCGCCGCTAAAACAGATCCAATCAGGTGTTCCATTTTCAAACATAGCATGCAATGACACAAAGACTAGAATTTTCAAATATAGTGCCATGAGTGTGTCTTGTGTAAATCCAGACACGGTTTCAAAATTAATTCAAAGAGGATGGACAAAAATTATTCCAATAGAATCCGAAATTAAAAGTTCTTCATCTTTTCTTGTAACTCATAACAACTCAAAATATCCTACATGGTATTCAATATACGGAGCAGTCATAAATTCAATTCAAAAAGAAAAAGATGCAGGATATTTGAATATTAAATTAAAATCATCTCATGACGGTCATCTTTTCATTATTGTCTCAAAAGAGATAATTGGTGAAAAAAAACTTGGATGGGATGGTGATTTTATAGTGTTAGTAGATGGATTGGAAGTTGCTTTTAGAAATGACAGGCCTAGCATTTCATCTAATACTCTGGTAATTCCAATTACTGCAATGTCTAAACTGGTACAAATAATTCCAATGTACCCAATATCTGGTTAGAAAATGAAAACTAGACTTTTTATGATATTTGGTTTTTTGTTATTGGGTTCATTTATTCCTAATAATGCATATGCTTGTTCTTGTAATGTATATCCTGACTATTTACGAACTTTAATAGAATCAAGTTCTGCATTTCAGGGAACTGTTACAAAAATCATACAAAACGATATCTATGAAGAAGTTTATTTTGACATCACTTTTCCACAAAAAGGAATCTCGTCTACTAATGAATACATGATTAAACAGACTAAGCTTAGTAGTTGTGCAGTAAATTACAATGTTGGTGAAACCTATCAGGTCTTTACGTACAATGGAGAAGGAATACGTGGGATGACTAATATGTGCAGTACAAAACAAATCACTGGTTTTAGCGAATATTCCCATGAAGATGAGAATGGTCTAGTAGAACATTACAGAGAAAATTATAATATTTTAACTCAATATGACCTAGGAACTATAATTATTTCAATATCTGTTGTCATAATAATTCCAAGTATTGTTGTTTGGAGAAAAAGAAAATGAAAACTAGATACTTGTTCCTAATCGTGTTATTTATTGGCATATCTATCTCCGTAACTTCAAATCAATTTGTAGATGCAAGATCAATAGCGCCTTTTTCATTTAACTTGGCAGATGAAATAATGTATGATGGAATTTTATTTTATGTTGATGAGGCAAAGACACACTTTGAGGTAAGCAATGGGA
This window encodes:
- a CDS encoding HAMP domain-containing sensor histidine kinase, with the translated sequence MQFSQSLILGFLIITAISGVIGVISLYQFVTIIDSLKTTVPESIDDFKTKASILESDRLIIYYDEVLTQSARNYAFTHDEKWKLRYFQIEPMLDKLIKEPYGNANNSIFLELNEINIQLVNMEKEAIQLTDEGKYEQAISILESDEYTEQKSLYIDSLKLHAENNNLEYDDGIKSLENTSLLLSSNIDRVTKEGTIVLEIIFPILVFLSIFLGIFFSKRLATPINDLKKSVKQIAAGNFDVNIAAHGPDEIKELIHDFKTMVIELNKIDIMKNDFSAMITHELKTPLVPIIGYVDLLLSKHFGDLNQNQIDRLLRIKNSCIKMQNLVTDILDINGIGTNQLKFNMEINDISLIVKDGIEQLKDEFDKKKITIVESLEKNLMCNCDKDRINQVIINVLSNAIDFCPKQEGRIEVITNRIRNNIHIIIKDNGIGISKENINKIFVKYYQVDTTSTREHGGTGIGLSLSKLIIEKHNGKIWADSNGIDKGSEIHIQIPSI
- a CDS encoding PEFG-CTERM sorting domain-containing protein, with amino-acid sequence MIILIGFVGIAYGDTNCVSICILESSWDGTKYVNPGETYWLKVQIQPSEKLHIKIFYYDDSIVHDKIYTPNDEGIVLVEYTSPKNEDSLSFYRVAMMVENNPLNVAGTIFRIGDTYPTDLIRFSSVPNLQDATSGDTIQLFTESNRWDNPIEPYSKLTLTLINPHGIQVFQKQVTANELGQFTDLFTITEKGFYKLVVEDQKRRNVHIFPLNHDTKKIITAEGKDFEITFGHPTREGIEFSIHNMVFDQQGKSLTAFVENPAEDNVRFDIKIPHEFLDGNMTTIVDGNIRTDIEQKHILGYSSTFFLLPAGNHTVQIIGTSAIPEFESIVLVILAVSILPIVLTRNKSLLK